A DNA window from Kitasatospora atroaurantiaca contains the following coding sequences:
- a CDS encoding recombinase family protein → MATATLTREAGKSLRSGSGMSENLTPAEAVETLRGLSSIRLSVKTDETTSPERQEEANDRVAALLNIDFGTGDARRSAVDLDVSASKVSPFDRPQLGKWLARPEEYDVIVWWRFDRAIRSMSDMNELAKWARKHRKMLVFAEGIGGGHQVFDFRNPMDPMAEFMLMLLAFAAQVESQSIKDRVTGAKAAMRKMEYRWAGGRIPYGYQPEQVEEGDWKGWTLVQDPKAVAVYLFMIGEILKGRAVNAIAQELTTQRIPCPGDHQRLKKVKAGSAEEAKILANLSPWRPGTIRELLASENMIGWKMHQKKPVRKDDGSPVLMTAEPILTREEFDHINGILDSRAKNPVQRKDTHAMLMRVALCSGCGSRMYLGEIDPETGDGRYRCGANTRGMKCTAQGLVKSLWLETYVTELFLSMAGHVEFTETRTTPGYDPEPELRATLAEFEEHQEQKGRQKSKAALAAWQKRADALDNRLAELETAEKVEARTERIGTGRTIAHAWREGDSETRRTILLEAGCTVLVGKGGRGKLSPSNEDRTMMLVQGDFDPSLEAVGDPAEDSGERPAPKAGSKLRIVAPGGVYELPARQDLAQAA, encoded by the coding sequence ATGGCTACTGCCACCCTGACCCGCGAAGCCGGGAAGTCCTTGCGCTCTGGCTCCGGCATGAGCGAGAACCTGACCCCTGCCGAAGCTGTCGAGACCCTGCGCGGTCTCAGCTCCATCCGACTGTCCGTCAAGACCGACGAGACCACCAGCCCCGAACGCCAGGAAGAGGCCAACGACCGTGTGGCCGCCCTTCTCAACATCGACTTCGGCACAGGGGATGCCCGCCGAAGCGCCGTAGACCTTGACGTGTCAGCGAGCAAGGTGAGCCCGTTCGATCGGCCCCAGCTCGGTAAGTGGCTTGCGCGTCCGGAAGAATACGACGTGATTGTCTGGTGGCGCTTCGACCGTGCTATTCGGTCCATGAGCGACATGAACGAGCTTGCCAAATGGGCAAGGAAACATCGGAAAATGCTGGTCTTCGCTGAGGGAATCGGCGGCGGACACCAGGTATTCGACTTCCGAAATCCCATGGACCCCATGGCCGAATTCATGCTCATGCTTCTCGCGTTTGCAGCACAGGTCGAATCGCAGAGCATCAAAGACCGCGTGACAGGCGCGAAGGCCGCCATGCGAAAGATGGAATACCGGTGGGCAGGCGGCAGGATTCCCTATGGCTACCAGCCCGAGCAGGTTGAAGAGGGTGACTGGAAGGGCTGGACCCTGGTCCAGGACCCGAAGGCAGTTGCGGTATACCTCTTCATGATCGGGGAAATCCTCAAGGGTCGCGCAGTCAACGCCATTGCCCAGGAACTCACGACACAGCGCATACCGTGCCCCGGCGACCACCAAAGGCTGAAGAAGGTCAAGGCAGGCAGCGCCGAAGAGGCAAAGATCCTTGCGAACCTGAGCCCTTGGCGCCCTGGGACCATTCGGGAACTTCTCGCATCGGAAAACATGATCGGCTGGAAGATGCACCAGAAGAAGCCCGTACGGAAGGACGACGGTTCGCCGGTGCTCATGACGGCCGAGCCGATCCTTACCCGTGAAGAATTCGATCACATCAATGGCATCCTTGACTCGCGAGCCAAGAATCCGGTTCAGCGGAAGGATACGCACGCAATGCTCATGCGAGTAGCGCTGTGCTCCGGATGCGGAAGCCGAATGTACCTGGGCGAAATCGACCCCGAGACCGGAGATGGCCGGTACCGATGCGGTGCAAACACGAGGGGAATGAAGTGCACGGCACAGGGTCTGGTCAAGAGCCTTTGGCTTGAGACCTACGTAACTGAGCTCTTCCTCAGCATGGCCGGACACGTGGAGTTCACAGAGACCCGGACGACACCCGGCTATGACCCTGAGCCCGAACTACGCGCCACCCTGGCCGAGTTCGAGGAACACCAGGAGCAGAAGGGGCGGCAAAAGTCGAAGGCCGCCCTTGCTGCCTGGCAGAAGAGGGCTGATGCACTGGACAACCGCCTTGCGGAGCTGGAGACCGCCGAGAAGGTGGAAGCCAGGACCGAGCGCATTGGAACGGGCCGCACGATCGCGCATGCCTGGCGGGAAGGAGACAGCGAGACGCGCCGCACCATCCTGCTTGAGGCCGGGTGCACGGTGCTGGTGGGCAAGGGCGGACGGGGCAAGCTGTCGCCATCCAACGAAGACCGCACCATGATGCTCGTGCAAGGCGACTTCGACCCATCGCTTGAGGCGGTAGGCGACCCCGCTGAGGACTCCGGCGAGCGGCCAGCCCCGAAGGCCGGTAGCAAGCTCCGCATAGTCGCCCCTGGTGGCGTGTACGAGCTGCCTGCCCGTCAAGACCTTGCCCAGGCCGCCTGA
- a CDS encoding KTSC domain-containing protein codes for MVREDVESSALRSVGYDRGGHVLEIEFVSSSVYQYSGVPGRIHRALMAAASHGRYFNQAIRGRYTYRRIT; via the coding sequence ATGGTGCGCGAAGACGTCGAGTCCTCGGCCCTGCGGTCGGTGGGGTACGACCGGGGCGGGCACGTGCTGGAGATCGAGTTCGTGAGCAGCAGCGTCTACCAGTACTCCGGGGTGCCGGGGCGCATTCACCGGGCCCTGATGGCTGCGGCGAGCCACGGGCGGTACTTCAACCAGGCCATCAGGGGGCGCTACACCTACCGCAGGATCACCTGA
- a CDS encoding nucleotidyl transferase AbiEii/AbiGii toxin family protein, which translates to MATTPHPRLLADLLAVGAPYALALGGGIAVQLHGLTDRPTRNVDVATDSATPIADIAAAVRTGLGRLGWQVRELETEPLSAVLLAADPDAGEECEIEILKETLWRPPVESEFGPVLAVEDVIGTKVRALADRGLARDLIDVHAAADRWSHAELEELGRRHAREEFDLTELQARLARADWIDDAEFAAAGLDPAATAALRAWAQSWVDDIAERLMEETPPDAD; encoded by the coding sequence ATGGCAACCACCCCGCACCCGCGGCTGCTCGCCGATCTCCTGGCGGTCGGCGCCCCGTACGCACTGGCCCTCGGCGGCGGGATCGCGGTGCAGCTCCACGGCCTCACCGACCGGCCGACCCGCAACGTCGACGTGGCCACCGACAGCGCCACCCCGATAGCGGACATCGCGGCGGCCGTACGCACCGGGCTCGGCCGGCTCGGCTGGCAGGTGCGGGAGCTGGAGACCGAGCCGCTGTCGGCGGTGCTGCTGGCGGCGGATCCGGACGCCGGGGAGGAGTGCGAGATCGAGATCCTCAAGGAGACGCTCTGGCGGCCACCGGTGGAGAGCGAGTTCGGGCCGGTGCTGGCGGTCGAGGACGTGATCGGCACCAAGGTCCGGGCGCTCGCCGACCGAGGGCTCGCCCGGGACCTGATCGACGTCCACGCCGCCGCGGACCGGTGGAGCCACGCCGAGCTGGAGGAACTCGGCCGCCGCCATGCCCGCGAGGAGTTCGACCTCACCGAGCTGCAGGCCCGGCTGGCCAGGGCGGACTGGATCGACGACGCCGAGTTCGCCGCCGCCGGGCTGGACCCGGCCGCCACCGCCGCGTTGCGGGCCTGGGCGCAGTCCTGGGTCGACGACATCGCGGAGCGGCTCATGGAGGAGACCCCGCCGGACGCCGACTGA
- a CDS encoding SDR family NAD(P)-dependent oxidoreductase, with amino-acid sequence MTERLAVVSGGGTGIGKAIARELAGSGYRVVILGRRAEVLERAREEIDLALGEPRVVPVVADLTDPAQVSGAAETITALGPVDVLVNNAGAVITPPADAGLAALAESWRRDLDINLLTAVLLTTALLDHLRRPGGRLIVISSAAAQRGGAGPHSAGSYAAAKAALHGWAFGLTRQLGPDGITVNVLAPGYVADTEIFGEGWSPEFHAAKIADTLVGRAGTPEDVAGMVGYLASPAAGYLTGQVIGLNGGAVLGR; translated from the coding sequence ATGACGGAACGACTTGCCGTGGTGTCGGGAGGCGGGACGGGGATCGGCAAGGCGATCGCCCGGGAGCTCGCGGGCTCCGGCTACCGGGTGGTCATCCTCGGGCGGCGGGCCGAGGTCCTGGAACGGGCCCGCGAGGAGATCGACCTGGCCCTGGGCGAGCCCAGGGTGGTGCCCGTCGTCGCCGACCTCACGGACCCCGCGCAGGTGTCCGGGGCGGCGGAGACGATCACCGCCCTGGGCCCCGTCGACGTCCTGGTCAACAACGCCGGAGCCGTGATCACCCCGCCCGCCGACGCCGGCCTCGCCGCGCTCGCGGAATCCTGGCGGCGTGACCTCGACATCAACCTGCTGACGGCCGTCCTGCTCACCACCGCCCTCCTCGACCACCTGCGCCGCCCCGGCGGCCGGCTGATCGTCATCAGCTCGGCGGCCGCCCAGCGCGGCGGAGCCGGTCCGCACTCGGCCGGTTCGTACGCCGCCGCGAAGGCCGCCCTGCACGGCTGGGCCTTCGGCCTCACCCGGCAGCTGGGCCCGGACGGCATCACGGTCAACGTGCTCGCGCCCGGGTACGTGGCCGACACCGAGATCTTCGGGGAGGGCTGGAGCCCGGAGTTCCACGCCGCGAAGATCGCCGACACCCTGGTCGGCCGCGCGGGCACCCCCGAGGACGTCGCGGGGATGGTCGGCTACCTCGCCTCGCCGGCCGCCGGCTACCTCACCGGCCAGGTGATCGGGCTCAACGGCGGTGCGGTGCTCGGGCGGTAG